One window from the genome of Amycolatopsis sp. NBC_01480 encodes:
- a CDS encoding aldo/keto reductase, protein MISKRKLGELEVSAQGLGCMGMSQAYGVRDNDEESIATIHRALELGVTLLDTANVYGAGVNEELVGRAIADRRDQVVLATKFGIVWTEEGMSARGDAAYVKQSCDESLQRLGVDHIDLYYQHRVDQNVPVEETWGALAELVQAGKIRYAGISEAGAETIRRAHAVHPVTALQSEWSLWTRGIEDEILGTCRELGIGVVPFSPLGRGFLTGQVTSLKDLPEDDMRRGLPRFSEENFDRNMAIVEALRALAAEKGVTAGQLALAWVQAQGDDVVPIPGTKRRKYLEENVAAAGLALSEEDIAAIEKAAPKTAFAGARYPERLARAAGK, encoded by the coding sequence GTGATCAGCAAGAGGAAGCTCGGCGAGCTGGAGGTCAGCGCGCAGGGCCTGGGCTGCATGGGCATGAGCCAGGCCTACGGCGTGCGCGACAACGACGAAGAGTCGATCGCCACCATCCACCGCGCGCTGGAGCTGGGCGTGACGCTGCTGGACACGGCCAACGTGTACGGCGCGGGCGTGAACGAGGAACTGGTCGGCCGCGCGATCGCGGACCGGCGCGACCAGGTGGTGCTCGCGACGAAGTTCGGCATCGTCTGGACCGAGGAAGGCATGTCCGCGCGCGGCGACGCGGCGTACGTGAAGCAGAGCTGCGACGAATCCCTGCAACGCCTGGGCGTCGACCACATCGACCTCTACTACCAGCACCGGGTCGATCAGAACGTGCCGGTCGAGGAGACCTGGGGCGCGCTCGCGGAACTCGTGCAGGCCGGAAAGATCCGGTACGCCGGCATTTCCGAGGCCGGCGCCGAGACGATCCGGCGCGCGCACGCCGTGCACCCGGTGACCGCGCTGCAGAGCGAGTGGTCGCTGTGGACGCGCGGGATCGAGGACGAGATCCTCGGCACCTGCCGTGAGCTGGGCATCGGCGTGGTGCCGTTCTCGCCGCTGGGCCGCGGGTTCCTGACCGGCCAGGTCACCTCGCTCAAGGACCTGCCCGAGGACGACATGCGGCGTGGCCTGCCGCGGTTCTCCGAGGAGAACTTCGACCGGAACATGGCCATTGTCGAGGCGCTGCGGGCGCTGGCAGCGGAGAAGGGCGTGACCGCCGGGCAGCTCGCGCTGGCCTGGGTCCAGGCGCAGGGCGACGACGTCGTCCCGATCCCGGGCACCAAGCGGCGCAAGTACCTGGAGGAGAACGTCGCGGCGGCCGGGCTGGCACTGTCCGAAGAGGACATCGCCGCGATCGAAAAGGCGGCCCCGAAGACCGCTTTCGCCGGGGCGCGCTACCCCGAGCGGCTCGCGCGCGCGGCGGGCAAGTAA
- a CDS encoding MerR family transcriptional regulator has protein sequence MSYSIAEAARRSGLSIDTLRYYERIKLLDPPARDGAGRRAYSDDDLGWLGFLTKLRLTGMPIKSMREYASLRRHGVASAGRRKAILVEQRQSVADRIAELQGCLEILDYKISNYDKIDRKALGQRPAMEEISA, from the coding sequence GCCTGTCGATCGACACCCTCCGGTACTACGAGCGGATCAAGCTCCTCGACCCGCCCGCCCGCGACGGCGCCGGGCGGCGCGCGTACTCGGACGACGACCTGGGCTGGCTGGGGTTCCTGACCAAGCTCCGGCTCACCGGCATGCCCATCAAGAGCATGCGCGAATACGCCTCCCTGCGCCGCCACGGCGTGGCCAGCGCCGGGCGGCGCAAGGCGATCCTGGTCGAGCAGCGCCAGTCCGTGGCCGACCGGATCGCCGAGCTCCAGGGCTGCCTGGAGATCCTCGACTACAAGATCAGCAACTACGACAAGATCGACCGCAAGGCGCTGGGCCAGCGGCCGGCCATGGAGGAGATCTCCGCGTGA